In Halobaculum magnesiiphilum, the following proteins share a genomic window:
- a CDS encoding ABC transporter ATP-binding protein, with protein sequence MSTDDAPTGDGADADTAGTDTAAAADAAGDSVGAGSTDASATAGEPPEDSPPLSIRNIALSYGDDEPVVEAERLEVPAGEITALIGPNGSGKSTLLKAMNAELSPDRGAVTLGGRDVEEFATTELARRLGLLSQEHVAPESTTVRELATHGRYPHRGFFEGMREEDYHAVDRAIERVGVEHLADRQVGGLSGGQAQLAWLAMVLAQETDALLLDEPTTFLDLHHQLRVLDAVRDLNEDHGVTVCVVLHDLGQAARFADNLIALKDGEPYEWGPPDEVVTEDLLRDVFGVEAEVGFGPNGPRVTPRRAIDE encoded by the coding sequence ATGAGCACTGACGACGCGCCGACCGGCGACGGCGCCGACGCCGACACCGCCGGCACTGATACCGCGGCTGCCGCCGACGCCGCCGGCGACTCGGTCGGCGCAGGTAGCACGGACGCGAGCGCGACGGCCGGGGAGCCACCCGAGGACTCGCCGCCGCTGTCCATCAGGAACATCGCGCTGTCGTACGGCGACGACGAGCCCGTCGTCGAGGCAGAACGGCTGGAGGTTCCTGCCGGCGAGATCACCGCGCTGATCGGCCCCAACGGCAGCGGGAAGTCGACGCTGCTGAAGGCGATGAACGCGGAACTGAGCCCCGACCGGGGCGCAGTGACGTTGGGCGGGCGCGACGTGGAGGAGTTCGCGACGACCGAGCTGGCGCGCCGGCTCGGCCTGCTGTCGCAGGAACACGTCGCCCCGGAGTCGACGACGGTGCGCGAACTCGCGACCCACGGCCGCTACCCGCACCGTGGGTTCTTCGAGGGGATGCGCGAGGAGGACTACCACGCGGTCGACCGCGCCATCGAGCGCGTCGGCGTCGAACACCTCGCCGACCGGCAGGTCGGCGGGCTCTCGGGCGGTCAAGCGCAGCTCGCGTGGCTCGCGATGGTGCTCGCACAGGAGACGGACGCGCTCCTGTTGGACGAGCCGACCACCTTCCTCGATCTCCACCACCAGCTCCGCGTGCTCGACGCCGTCCGCGATCTGAACGAGGACCACGGCGTCACCGTCTGCGTGGTGCTCCACGACCTCGGGCAGGCGGCCCGGTTCGCCGACAACCTCATCGCGCTCAAGGACGGCGAGCCCTACGAGTGGGGGCCGCCCGACGAGGTCGTCACCGAGGACCTCCTTCGAGACGTGTTCGGCGTCGAGGCCGAGGTCGGCTTCGGCCCGAACGGCCCCCGCGTCACCCCGCGGCGGGCGATCGACGAGTGA
- a CDS encoding DUF7551 domain-containing protein, giving the protein MIGTTLGDLRRHIESLADPTGAYRLRCARTGERPVPVAGLAFDTRATARAAARCGEQYRAALRRYDPQVPFYDLVAVERADAPTVESDGSPHDATDEGFDGRGATERHAFDGYASDSAIDLCHAVVGVVFEAVADSPHTAVQDTIMDTYFAAAESVDGPDELCLRLLASVADGLAGHLDDEETLAVLRDAGERLSVAPLDGDPLEAALARLRTAGMLRSYAVSPAAVDLDGESRTWRVELDGYALVDGGDPLVDAGDDDGDEQGNDGTDGDPDRIVTLPVVVALFGRASVSAVAVTDATREPSGAWRLTVTTNPADEATGLTTIEGER; this is encoded by the coding sequence ATGATCGGAACCACCCTCGGCGACCTCAGACGCCACATCGAATCGCTCGCGGACCCGACGGGCGCCTACCGACTCCGGTGTGCCCGCACCGGCGAGCGCCCGGTCCCCGTGGCGGGGCTCGCGTTCGACACCCGCGCGACCGCGCGGGCGGCGGCGCGCTGCGGCGAGCAGTACCGCGCCGCGTTGCGCCGGTACGACCCGCAGGTCCCGTTCTACGACCTCGTCGCCGTCGAACGCGCCGACGCGCCGACGGTCGAGTCGGACGGTTCCCCCCACGACGCGACCGACGAAGGCTTCGACGGCAGGGGAGCAACCGAGCGCCACGCGTTCGACGGATACGCGTCCGACTCGGCGATCGACCTGTGTCACGCCGTCGTCGGCGTCGTGTTCGAGGCCGTCGCCGACTCCCCGCACACGGCGGTTCAGGACACCATCATGGACACGTACTTCGCGGCGGCGGAGTCGGTCGACGGGCCCGATGAACTGTGTCTCCGCTTGCTGGCGAGCGTCGCCGACGGCCTCGCCGGGCACCTCGACGACGAGGAGACGCTCGCCGTGCTCCGCGACGCCGGCGAGCGACTGTCCGTGGCGCCGCTCGACGGCGACCCCCTCGAGGCGGCCTTGGCGCGCCTGCGGACGGCGGGGATGCTGCGGTCGTACGCCGTCTCGCCCGCGGCAGTCGACCTCGACGGAGAGAGCCGCACGTGGCGCGTCGAACTCGACGGCTACGCCCTCGTCGACGGCGGGGACCCTCTCGTCGACGCCGGTGACGACGACGGCGACGAGCAGGGGAACGATGGAACCGACGGCGACCCCGACCGCATCGTCACCCTCCCGGTGGTGGTCGCGCTGTTCGGTCGGGCGTCGGTCTCGGCGGTGGCGGTCACCGACGCGACGCGCGAGCCCTCCGGCGCGTGGCGCCTCACGGTCACGACGAACCCGGCGGACGAGGCCACCGGGCTGACGACGATCGAGGGGGAGCGATGA
- a CDS encoding DUF7260 family protein — MTDDAAATLSAARDRVADERDAVAAKREAYEEFRREIARIPVEGVDDDGAAGGVAAGASSASGAVACRAPAVGDAGSRIGTVRERFATLIRPHSLADVETSGPTETLAETIEAEFDAGVARLLTEPGCRFTPETSAHLRTLAATRRDELGAMESVLAREAESLDAAADLFADAERTVETACDPDPLTLGFDALRARHEELGRVRDRCGEALDARQGLLQQPAGGTDAFDIDHREAVRYLYESLDATYPVLAAGTDLLERCADARETLRDQITRRV, encoded by the coding sequence ATGACCGACGACGCCGCGGCGACGCTGTCGGCCGCCCGGGACCGGGTGGCCGACGAGCGGGACGCCGTCGCCGCCAAGCGCGAGGCGTACGAGGAGTTCCGCCGCGAGATCGCCCGGATCCCGGTCGAGGGTGTCGACGACGACGGTGCGGCGGGCGGCGTCGCGGCCGGCGCTTCGAGCGCGTCGGGCGCCGTTGCGTGTCGGGCGCCCGCCGTCGGCGACGCCGGATCGCGCATCGGGACGGTTCGCGAGCGGTTCGCGACGCTGATCCGTCCCCACAGCCTCGCCGACGTGGAGACGTCGGGGCCGACGGAGACGCTGGCGGAGACCATCGAGGCGGAGTTCGACGCGGGCGTCGCACGACTCCTCACGGAGCCGGGGTGCCGGTTCACCCCGGAGACGAGCGCACACCTTCGAACGCTGGCGGCGACGCGGCGGGACGAACTCGGCGCGATGGAGTCCGTGTTGGCGAGGGAGGCGGAGAGCCTCGACGCCGCCGCGGACCTGTTCGCCGACGCAGAGCGCACGGTCGAGACCGCGTGCGACCCGGACCCGCTGACGCTGGGCTTCGACGCCCTCCGCGCGCGCCACGAGGAGCTCGGCCGCGTCCGCGACCGGTGCGGGGAGGCGCTGGACGCGCGCCAGGGCCTGCTCCAGCAGCCCGCGGGCGGGACCGACGCGTTCGACATCGACCACCGCGAGGCCGTCCGCTACCTCTACGAGTCGCTGGACGCGACGTACCCCGTTCTCGCCGCCGGGACCGACCTCCTGGAGCGGTGTGCGGACGCCCGGGAGACCCTCCGCGATCAGATCACGAGACGCGTGTGA
- a CDS encoding FAD-dependent monooxygenase: MADHDVAVAGGGPAGASTAVFLARSGLDTVVYDRGRSSIGRCAHLENYLGFPAGIDVETFYALAHDHIEAAGGTLVDDMVESVEWIGGDDDGDKDDNDGDKDDANGFRVTPQEGDPITATRVVAAARYDGEFLRGLDDEDAMFETHDHDGETHRHFARDYADDEGATPVEGLYVASPSPETDAQAIAAAGRGAMVARRVLADVRIADGWWPEAAEGVDWVRREAELTGEWAERERWVEWFDEHHAEHAPVDVDSERFRRVREAYLDEGRSPYLPDEEIEARAASGHRTLAGHLDPEAVVDAHDAADLLDELDDGTIRAYLDGRDHDGAAVATATDASAETDE, from the coding sequence ATGGCCGACCACGACGTGGCCGTCGCCGGCGGCGGTCCCGCCGGCGCCTCGACCGCCGTCTTCCTCGCCCGAAGCGGACTTGACACGGTCGTGTACGACCGTGGCCGCTCCTCGATCGGCCGGTGCGCGCACCTCGAGAACTACCTCGGCTTCCCCGCCGGCATCGACGTGGAGACGTTCTACGCGCTGGCACACGACCACATCGAGGCCGCCGGCGGGACGCTCGTCGACGACATGGTCGAGTCGGTCGAGTGGATCGGCGGCGACGACGACGGCGACAAAGACGACAACGACGGCGACAAAGACGACGCCAACGGCTTCCGCGTGACGCCGCAGGAGGGCGACCCGATCACGGCGACCCGCGTCGTCGCGGCCGCCCGCTACGACGGCGAGTTCCTCCGCGGCCTCGACGACGAGGACGCGATGTTCGAGACCCACGACCACGACGGCGAGACGCACCGACACTTCGCTCGCGACTACGCCGACGACGAGGGCGCGACGCCCGTCGAGGGACTGTACGTCGCGTCGCCGTCACCGGAGACCGACGCCCAGGCGATCGCCGCGGCGGGCCGGGGCGCGATGGTCGCGCGGCGCGTACTCGCCGACGTGCGGATCGCCGACGGCTGGTGGCCGGAGGCCGCCGAGGGCGTCGACTGGGTCCGACGTGAGGCGGAGTTGACAGGCGAGTGGGCCGAGCGCGAGCGCTGGGTCGAGTGGTTCGATGAACACCACGCCGAGCACGCGCCCGTCGATGTCGACTCCGAGCGCTTCCGACGCGTCCGCGAGGCGTACCTCGACGAGGGGCGTTCGCCGTATCTACCCGACGAGGAGATCGAAGCCCGGGCCGCGAGCGGCCACCGCACGCTTGCGGGCCATCTCGACCCCGAAGCCGTCGTCGACGCCCACGACGCCGCGGACCTGCTTGACGAGCTCGACGACGGGACGATCCGTGCGTACCTCGACGGACGTGACCACGACGGGGCGGCGGTCGCCACTGCGACCGACGCTTCAGCCGAGACCGACGAGTAG
- a CDS encoding ABC transporter substrate-binding protein: protein MDDQHGDDGSMSRRDYVMYGGAVAAGGFLAGCSGGSGSEGAETTGDASTPTASSGSDSETETSTPEDTSYTVSMAPVGDVTFEAVPETFSVYESGYADMGVALGKGEDLLAVGNTARFHTDHYDDLDGVTVASEPTQLLGDSYAIDRELFYELDSDVHLIDPQWLINNGFFKLDRSDIDTVVEDVGPFVGNTIFRRTDSWHDYRYYTLYGAFEKVAQVFDRVDRYETVKAVHDQLVADVQASLPAPDQRPNALLCFGAGDEPEAFSPYRLSGQGTNKKQFHDLGLSDALAGTGVEGLSTNDRGQIDFETMLEVDPDSILVRGHEGETEEEFRDTVVSFMKDHSVASELTAVQEGRVFRGGPIYQGPLQHLFNLERFATLYFPDRFSGELFSRAELSAAITGEA, encoded by the coding sequence ATGGACGACCAGCACGGAGACGACGGCTCCATGTCGCGCAGGGATTACGTGATGTACGGCGGCGCTGTCGCCGCGGGCGGCTTCCTCGCCGGGTGTTCCGGCGGAAGCGGCTCGGAGGGCGCCGAGACGACCGGCGACGCGTCGACGCCGACCGCCTCGTCGGGGTCGGACTCCGAGACGGAGACGAGCACGCCCGAGGACACCAGCTACACCGTGTCGATGGCGCCCGTCGGCGACGTGACGTTCGAGGCGGTTCCGGAGACGTTCTCGGTCTACGAGTCCGGCTACGCGGACATGGGCGTCGCGCTCGGCAAGGGCGAGGACCTGCTCGCCGTCGGCAACACCGCACGCTTCCACACCGACCACTACGACGACCTCGACGGCGTGACCGTCGCGAGCGAGCCGACGCAGTTGCTCGGCGACTCCTACGCCATCGACCGCGAGCTGTTCTACGAACTCGACAGCGACGTCCACCTGATCGACCCGCAGTGGCTGATCAACAACGGCTTCTTCAAACTGGACCGGTCGGACATCGACACCGTCGTCGAGGACGTGGGTCCGTTCGTCGGCAACACGATCTTCCGCCGAACTGATAGTTGGCACGACTACCGCTATTACACCCTGTACGGAGCGTTCGAGAAGGTCGCGCAGGTGTTCGACCGCGTCGACCGCTACGAAACCGTCAAGGCGGTCCACGACCAGTTGGTCGCGGACGTGCAGGCGTCGCTGCCGGCTCCTGACCAGCGCCCGAACGCGCTGCTGTGCTTCGGTGCCGGCGACGAGCCGGAGGCGTTCTCGCCGTACCGGCTCTCCGGGCAGGGGACGAACAAGAAGCAGTTCCACGACCTGGGCCTGTCGGACGCGCTGGCGGGGACCGGAGTCGAGGGGCTCTCGACGAACGACCGCGGCCAGATCGACTTCGAGACGATGCTGGAGGTCGACCCCGACTCGATCCTCGTCCGCGGCCACGAGGGCGAGACCGAGGAGGAATTCCGTGACACCGTCGTCTCGTTCATGAAGGACCACTCCGTCGCCTCCGAGTTGACCGCCGTGCAGGAGGGGCGCGTGTTCCGCGGCGGCCCCATCTACCAGGGCCCGCTCCAGCACCTGTTCAACCTCGAACGCTTCGCGACGCTGTATTTCCCCGACCGGTTCTCCGGCGAGCTGTTCTCGCGGGCCGAGCTGTCGGCCGCGATCACTGGCGAGGCCTGA
- a CDS encoding ABC transporter substrate-binding protein: MTRHRRQFIGTVGAALGAGLAGCTGGSGGAVETTADGGESETTAGGDGASETEQSTVSGESYTASIVPVGEVEFEGVPETWLCYNGGWADMAFALGRREGFLTAGNMIPGFFYEPFGLDVPPQEELTALANWSGGGWSKEVFYELDPEVILMDPNYLHDTGWDDDWDESDTEEIRENVAPFFGNNCRRRREFHDYKLYSLYGAFERLAEAFRERERYEAFVDLHDELLAEVQSRLPPEEERPEIGLINGGSNPEKGVFYPLHTQDEGYEMKPYRDLDVKSAFSTDMEAAGEADYEQLLEVDPEIIIVHWGIGTTGPDADGFSAEAFRDQYVRPMEEDGVGSQLTAVQNGRVYPGAYGEQGPIVNLLQTEMKAQQLYPEEFGEFDPESFPEVPEDRRLFDRQRVRDIVAGDV, translated from the coding sequence GTGACACGACACAGACGGCAGTTCATCGGTACGGTCGGCGCCGCGCTCGGCGCCGGCCTCGCGGGTTGCACGGGCGGCAGCGGCGGCGCGGTCGAGACCACGGCCGACGGGGGCGAGTCGGAGACGACGGCCGGCGGCGACGGCGCATCGGAGACCGAGCAGTCCACGGTGTCGGGCGAGTCGTACACGGCGTCGATCGTCCCGGTCGGCGAGGTCGAGTTCGAGGGCGTACCCGAGACGTGGCTGTGCTACAACGGCGGCTGGGCGGACATGGCGTTCGCGCTCGGCCGGCGCGAGGGGTTCCTCACCGCGGGCAACATGATCCCGGGGTTCTTCTACGAGCCGTTCGGGCTGGACGTTCCCCCGCAGGAGGAGCTGACGGCGCTGGCGAACTGGAGCGGCGGGGGGTGGAGCAAGGAGGTCTTCTACGAGCTCGACCCCGAGGTGATCCTCATGGACCCCAACTACCTCCACGACACGGGGTGGGACGACGACTGGGACGAGTCCGACACCGAGGAGATCCGCGAGAACGTCGCGCCGTTCTTCGGGAACAACTGTCGCCGCCGCCGGGAGTTCCACGACTACAAGCTCTACAGCCTCTACGGCGCCTTCGAGCGCCTCGCCGAGGCGTTCCGGGAACGGGAGCGATACGAGGCGTTCGTCGACCTGCACGACGAGCTGCTCGCGGAGGTGCAGTCGCGGCTGCCGCCCGAGGAGGAGCGCCCGGAGATCGGCCTGATCAACGGCGGCTCGAACCCGGAGAAGGGCGTGTTCTACCCCCTGCACACGCAGGACGAGGGGTACGAGATGAAGCCGTACCGCGACCTCGACGTGAAGAGCGCCTTCTCGACCGACATGGAGGCGGCGGGGGAGGCCGACTACGAGCAACTGTTGGAGGTCGACCCGGAGATCATCATCGTCCACTGGGGGATCGGCACCACCGGACCGGACGCCGACGGCTTCTCCGCGGAGGCGTTCCGTGACCAGTACGTCCGGCCGATGGAGGAGGACGGCGTGGGCAGTCAGCTAACCGCCGTACAGAACGGACGCGTCTACCCCGGCGCGTACGGCGAACAGGGGCCGATCGTCAACCTGCTCCAGACGGAGATGAAGGCCCAACAACTGTACCCCGAGGAGTTCGGCGAGTTCGACCCCGAGTCGTTCCCCGAGGTGCCCGAGGACCGGCGGCTGTTCGACCGCCAGCGCGTGCGCGACATCGTCGCCGGCGACGTGTGA
- a CDS encoding ABC transporter substrate-binding protein, with protein MTDTSDTTDSTDRTVDSTGADTDESTRSGWPTRRDYVQLSGALAAAGLLAGCAGNGDGDAGATATVTEDAAAATPTANATESTTEAAAADGSYSVSMSPVGEVTFESPPETVFTRLTHHADMAFALGRGDGVTAMHAPDYYDSLWNQFVERLPGVSLDWSGLYSSWDPDKEVVYELDSDVHLADPAWMTQLESWDREDIDEIAENVGPWFGNSLSDRHQEPTGQWADGYEYYGLWEQFELVAEAFRERARYEELAAVRDDLLATIEVGLPPESERPRTVLFSSADLETIYAYTLDNPGFLTAHTRPLAPRDAFDGSVSSGDIVDYEQLLEADPEVILYLGGMLPTTDMAEVRSTLESHPVGGEITAIANGRVHPQGARYQGPILNLFQLEMSAKQLYPDAFGEWPTYENGPYPEIPEEERLFDRERVAAAIRGEVE; from the coding sequence ATGACCGACACGAGCGACACCACTGACAGCACCGACCGCACGGTCGACAGCACCGGCGCTGACACCGACGAGTCGACCAGGAGCGGGTGGCCGACACGGCGCGACTACGTACAGCTGAGCGGCGCGCTCGCGGCCGCCGGCCTGCTCGCCGGCTGTGCGGGCAACGGCGACGGCGACGCCGGCGCGACCGCGACCGTGACAGAGGACGCCGCCGCGGCGACCCCGACGGCCAACGCGACGGAGTCGACGACGGAGGCGGCCGCCGCCGACGGCTCCTACAGCGTCTCGATGTCGCCGGTCGGGGAGGTGACGTTCGAGTCGCCGCCGGAGACGGTGTTCACGCGCCTGACCCACCACGCGGACATGGCGTTCGCGCTCGGCCGCGGGGACGGCGTGACCGCGATGCACGCGCCCGACTACTACGACTCGCTGTGGAACCAGTTCGTCGAGCGCCTTCCCGGCGTCTCGCTCGACTGGTCGGGGCTGTACTCCTCGTGGGACCCGGACAAGGAGGTCGTGTACGAACTCGACAGCGACGTGCACCTCGCGGACCCCGCGTGGATGACGCAGTTGGAGAGCTGGGACCGCGAGGACATCGACGAGATCGCGGAGAACGTCGGCCCGTGGTTCGGGAACTCCCTCAGCGACCGCCATCAGGAACCGACCGGCCAGTGGGCCGACGGCTACGAGTACTACGGGCTGTGGGAGCAGTTCGAGTTGGTCGCCGAGGCGTTCCGCGAACGCGCCCGCTACGAGGAGTTGGCCGCCGTCCGCGACGACCTGCTCGCGACCATCGAGGTCGGCCTCCCGCCAGAGTCCGAGCGCCCGCGAACGGTGCTGTTCTCCTCGGCCGACCTGGAGACGATCTACGCGTACACGCTCGACAACCCCGGGTTCCTCACCGCCCACACCCGGCCGCTTGCGCCGCGCGACGCCTTCGACGGGTCCGTGTCATCGGGGGATATCGTGGACTACGAACAACTGCTCGAGGCCGACCCCGAGGTGATCCTCTACCTCGGCGGGATGCTCCCGACGACCGACATGGCCGAGGTCCGCTCGACGCTCGAATCCCACCCCGTCGGCGGCGAGATCACCGCGATCGCGAATGGACGCGTCCACCCGCAGGGCGCGCGCTACCAGGGGCCGATCCTCAACCTCTTCCAGCTGGAGATGAGCGCGAAACAGCTCTACCCCGATGCGTTCGGCGAGTGGCCGACCTACGAGAACGGCCCGTACCCGGAGATCCCGGAGGAGGAGCGGCTGTTCGACCGCGAGCGCGTCGCCGCGGCGATCCGCGGCGAGGTCGAGTAG
- a CDS encoding FecCD family ABC transporter permease, with the protein MVVVISGLVQVSFGAFTMSVTTAWGAVFDPIVWTNPQVLLRLFLGEGFGNAVASALGFSTAAVDLPKETLIVWQIRMPRVIVGVIVGANLAVSGAVFQAVTRNELASPFILGVSSGAGLAILLTLIVFSGLTAVLPLIAAGGGAVAFLLVYAIAWKGGTNPVRLVLAGVIVSTVFGSLQTALFFFADDLGVVQSAIAWTTGSLTGVDWEQVRMALPWTFIAVPLTLVGARQLNVLLLGERTARSLGMSVERVRFALSAVAVLAAGTAIAIAGIVGFVGLIVPHMVRQLVGSDYKRLVVACVFAGPALVTLADVGARLALSPAQLPVGIVTGLIGGPYFLYLMRKQDGLGDL; encoded by the coding sequence ATGGTCGTCGTGATCTCCGGGCTCGTCCAGGTGAGCTTCGGCGCGTTCACGATGTCGGTCACGACGGCGTGGGGTGCGGTGTTCGACCCGATCGTGTGGACGAACCCGCAGGTGTTGTTGCGGCTGTTCCTGGGCGAGGGGTTCGGCAACGCGGTCGCGAGCGCGCTCGGGTTCTCGACGGCCGCCGTCGACCTTCCGAAGGAGACGCTGATCGTCTGGCAGATCCGGATGCCGCGGGTGATCGTCGGCGTCATCGTCGGCGCCAACCTGGCGGTCTCGGGCGCGGTGTTTCAGGCGGTGACGCGCAACGAGCTCGCGTCCCCGTTCATCCTCGGCGTCTCCTCGGGGGCCGGACTGGCGATCCTGCTGACGCTCATCGTGTTCAGCGGGCTCACGGCGGTCCTCCCCCTGATCGCCGCCGGCGGGGGCGCGGTGGCGTTCCTGCTGGTGTACGCGATCGCGTGGAAGGGCGGAACCAATCCCGTCAGGCTCGTGCTCGCGGGCGTCATCGTCTCGACGGTGTTCGGCTCGCTCCAGACGGCGCTGTTCTTCTTCGCGGACGACCTCGGCGTCGTCCAGTCGGCCATCGCCTGGACGACCGGGTCGCTGACGGGCGTGGACTGGGAGCAGGTGCGGATGGCGCTCCCGTGGACGTTCATCGCGGTGCCGCTCACCCTCGTCGGCGCCAGACAGCTGAACGTCCTACTGCTGGGCGAACGGACGGCCCGCTCGCTCGGGATGTCCGTCGAGCGGGTTCGATTCGCGCTTTCGGCGGTCGCCGTGCTCGCGGCCGGGACGGCCATCGCCATCGCCGGCATCGTCGGGTTCGTCGGGCTCATCGTCCCGCACATGGTCCGACAGCTCGTCGGCTCGGACTACAAGCGCCTCGTCGTCGCCTGCGTGTTCGCGGGCCCCGCGCTCGTCACCCTCGCGGACGTTGGCGCCCGGCTCGCGCTCTCGCCCGCACAGCTTCCGGTCGGCATCGTCACGGGACTCATCGGCGGACCGTACTTCCTGTACCTGATGCGCAAGCAGGACGGGCTGGGGGACCTATGA
- a CDS encoding ABC transporter substrate-binding protein — translation MPRETADRDGDGPTRREYVKYGGAVAAGGLFAGCTGGTGGTGGDSTETGPAGDPTETGTAGDDGETPTATGEDAPYTVTMEPMGEVTFDSTPERWMSYFSTYGDMAIALGQLDGLRGLVFTENWPMRFFDALPGVDVDFSDVPQLMGEGTIDKEAFYELDCDVHLFDPNFLQLLDDNWTDDDFAEVVDNVGPIVGNSIRRRGDDWHDYPYYSLYEAFEKIADVFDERERFEAMRAVHEETLATIRADLPPEDDRPSVGLLSVNSDFEGGSFYAYPVHDGNGHKQYRDLGMRGAFDDEIDGSYAEWDYEQLLEVDPDVLVFQYGFSHVSDQEFEARMDRMREDPVGTQLSAVRNDRIYRGGTSYQGPIINLFQTEVAAKQFYPEQFGEWRGVGETPEEERLFDHERVADIVNGEF, via the coding sequence ATGCCGAGAGAGACCGCAGACCGAGACGGCGACGGACCGACCCGGCGGGAGTACGTGAAGTACGGCGGCGCGGTCGCCGCGGGCGGCCTGTTCGCCGGCTGTACCGGCGGGACCGGCGGGACCGGCGGCGATTCGACCGAGACGGGACCGGCCGGCGACCCGACGGAAACGGGAACCGCCGGCGACGACGGCGAGACACCGACGGCCACCGGCGAGGACGCTCCCTACACCGTGACGATGGAGCCGATGGGCGAGGTCACATTCGACTCGACGCCCGAGCGCTGGATGTCGTACTTCAGCACCTACGGCGACATGGCGATCGCGCTCGGCCAGCTCGACGGCCTCCGCGGCCTGGTCTTCACCGAGAACTGGCCGATGAGGTTCTTCGACGCGCTCCCGGGCGTCGATGTCGACTTCTCCGACGTTCCGCAGCTCATGGGCGAGGGTACCATCGACAAGGAGGCGTTCTACGAGCTGGACTGCGACGTTCACCTGTTCGACCCGAACTTCCTGCAGTTGCTGGACGACAACTGGACCGACGACGACTTCGCGGAGGTCGTGGACAACGTCGGCCCCATCGTCGGCAACTCCATCCGCCGCCGCGGCGACGACTGGCACGACTACCCGTACTACTCGCTGTACGAGGCGTTCGAGAAGATCGCGGACGTGTTCGACGAGCGCGAACGTTTCGAGGCGATGAGGGCGGTCCACGAGGAGACGCTCGCGACGATCCGGGCGGACCTCCCGCCGGAGGACGACCGCCCGAGCGTCGGCCTGCTGTCGGTGAACTCCGACTTCGAGGGCGGGTCCTTCTACGCGTACCCGGTCCACGACGGCAACGGACACAAGCAGTACCGTGACCTCGGGATGCGCGGCGCGTTCGACGACGAGATCGACGGGAGCTACGCCGAGTGGGACTACGAACAACTGTTGGAGGTCGACCCCGACGTGCTGGTGTTCCAGTACGGCTTCTCGCACGTCTCCGACCAGGAGTTCGAGGCGCGGATGGACCGGATGCGCGAGGACCCGGTCGGGACGCAACTCTCCGCGGTCCGAAACGACCGGATCTACCGCGGCGGCACCTCCTACCAGGGGCCGATCATCAACCTCTTCCAGACGGAGGTGGCCGCGAAGCAGTTCTACCCCGAGCAGTTCGGCGAGTGGCGCGGCGTCGGGGAAACACCCGAGGAGGAGCGGCTGTTCGACCACGAGCGCGTCGCCGACATCGTCAACGGGGAGTTCTAA